From the Gadus chalcogrammus isolate NIFS_2021 chromosome 15, NIFS_Gcha_1.0, whole genome shotgun sequence genome, one window contains:
- the LOC130404969 gene encoding melanopsin-A-like, whose protein sequence is MSVKKGISCSDQDPDCLRITQTLSSWNDSAPYRLVDLTPAPVSLTVLTVAPSLSPTVDVPEHAHYTLGTVVLLIGITGVIGNSLVIYAFSKSRSLRTPANMFIINMALADLLMCVTQTPTFFINSMHRRWIFGEKACEVYAFCGALFGICSMLTLTLVAADRFFVITRPLASIGMLSRRRAGLVLMGAWLYSLAWSLPPFFGWSAYVPEGLMTSCSWDYMTFSPGVRAYTMLLFIFVFFIPLFIIIYCYYFIFRAIRSTNRAVGRVNGSCSSRGSRGGGGQRLQTEWKTAKIALILILLYVLSWAPYSGVALTSFAGYADMVTPYMNSVPAVIAKASAIHNPIIYAITHPKYRLALARYIPYLGRLLCVPPADLRSAGSSFSSTRHSTLSSQTSGGSARQHSARKSRLSSASDSESGWTDTEADGSSMGSRPASRQVSCDLRDTELPENRASIRREREAEVRLFFKVCLSFKVRLFFKSGDPADGQMTRAAIVRIPSIVVTKEPSPFLPISRTSSRSSRPRPPVTPSRATSTPGPVATPVEPGQHTGDTPGAPKEHTGENTGRTPGTHREHGLYIAVSGPSLPGLRSVYSRSPVSLPRVSSPSPPGLRSLSPGSRDGDGTITRHHAAGPAGGVARGVAVAGGGAAF, encoded by the exons ATGAGCGTGAAGAAGGGGATCTCCTGCtcggaccaggacccggactgCTTGCGCATCACCCAGACCCTGTCCTCCTGGAACGACTCGGCCCCCTACCGCCTGGTGGACCTGACCCCTGCCCCGGTGAGTCTGACT GTTCTGACGGTGgccccgtccctctcccccacgGTGGACGTCCCTGAACACGCCCACTACACCCTGGGAACGGTGGTCCTGCTGATCGGAATCACGGGCGTGATTGGAAACTCCCTCGTGATCTACGCCTTCTCCAA gagccgCTCCCTGCGGACCCCGGCCAACATGTTCATCATCAACATGGCGCTGGCCGACCTGCTGATGTGCGTCACCCAGACGCCCACCTTCTTCATCAACTCCATGCACCGCAGGTGGATCTTTGGGGagaaag cctgtGAGGTGTATGCGTTCTGCGGCGCTCTCTTCGGGATCTGTTCCATGCTGACTCTGACCCTCGTCGCCGCCGACCGCTTCTTCGTCATCACGCGGCCGCTGGCCTCCATCGGCATGTTGTCACGGCGACGCGCCGGGCTGGTCCTGATGGGGGCGTGGCTTTACTCCTTGGCCTGGAGCCTCCCCCCCTTCTTCGgatgga GTGCCTACGTCCCTGAGGGTCTGATGACTTCCTGTTCCTGGGACTACATGACCTTCAGCCCGGGGGTGCGCGCCTACACCATGCTGCTCTTCATCTTCGTCTTCTTCATccccctcttcatcatcatctacTGCTACTACTTCATCTTCCGCGCGATTCGCTCCACCAACAG GGCGGTGGGCCGGGTGAACGGCAGCTGCTCCAGccgggggtcccgggggggcggcggccagCGGCTGCAGACCGAGTGGAAGACGGCGAAGATCGCCCTGATCCTCATCCTGCTCTACGTCCTGTCCTGGGCGCCGTACTCCGGGGTCGCCCTCACCTCCTTCGCTgg CTATGCTGACATGGTGACTCCGTATATGAATTCTGTTCCTGCTGTTATCGCCAAGGCCTCCGCCATCCACAACCCCATCATCTACGCCATCACACACCCCAagtacag gctaGCGTTAGCGCGCTACATCCCGTATCTGGGCCGCCTGCTGTGTGTTCCTCCTGCTGACCTGCGCTCGGCGGgcagcagcttctcctccacccgccACTCCACCCTCAGCAGCCAGACGTCCGGCGGCAGCGCCCGGCAGCACAGCGCCAGGAAGTCCCGCCTCTCCTCCGCCTCCGACAGCGAATCG ggctGGACGGACACCGAGGCGGACGGCTCCAGCATGGGGTCACGACCCGCCAGCCGCCAGGTGTCATGTGACCTCAGAGACACGGAGCTCCCAGAAAACAGAGCGTCcatcaggagggagagggaggccgAG GTTCGCCTGTTCTTCAAGGTTTGCCTGTCCTTCAAGGTTCGCCTGTTCTTCAAG AGCGGGGACCCGGCTGATGGTCAAATGACCAGAGCGGCCATCGTTCGGATTCCCAGCATCGTCGTCACCAAAGAACCCAGCCCCTTCCTCCCCATTAGTCGAACTAGTTCTCGCTCTTCTCGCCCCCGG CCCCCGGTAACCCCCTCACGGGCGACGTCGACCCCGGGGCCCGTCGCGACGCCAGTGGAACCGGGACAACACACCGGGGACACACCGGGTGCACCCAAGGAGCACACCGGGGAAAACACCGGGAGAACACCGGGAACACACCGGGAGCACGGCCTCTATATCGCAG TCTCCGGTCCCTCTCTCCCGGGTCTCCGGTCCGTCTACTCCCGGTctccggtctctctcccccgggTCTCCAGTCCCTCTCCTCCCGGTCTCCGGTCCCTCTCCCCCGGGTCACGTGACGGGGACGGAACCATAACACGC CACCACGCCGCCGGACCGgccgggggcgtggccaggggcgtggccgtggccgggggcggggccgcgtTCTAA